A section of the Candidatus Binatia bacterium genome encodes:
- a CDS encoding DNA-binding response regulator, producing the protein MVAQDSTSERTAMLIVDDDEIFRERLARAFRERGYEVWTAANYTEAMALAEREAPDLAVVDLRMPGRSGLELTRDLHALDPTIRILVLTGYGSIATAIEAMRVGAAYYVSKPADADDVLAAFARAEAPPLEPGPEYKAPSLARAEWEHINRVLADCGGNISEAARRLGIHRRSLQRKLRKYPPRQ; encoded by the coding sequence ATGGTGGCGCAGGACTCGACCAGCGAACGCACCGCGATGCTGATCGTGGATGACGACGAGATTTTCCGCGAGCGCCTTGCGCGCGCCTTCCGCGAGCGCGGTTACGAAGTGTGGACGGCTGCAAACTACACCGAGGCAATGGCGCTGGCCGAACGGGAAGCCCCGGATCTTGCAGTGGTGGATTTGCGAATGCCTGGACGCTCCGGCTTGGAGCTCACGCGGGATTTGCACGCCTTGGATCCGACGATCCGCATCCTGGTTCTGACGGGCTATGGCAGCATCGCGACGGCCATCGAAGCCATGCGGGTAGGTGCCGCGTACTATGTGAGTAAACCGGCAGATGCGGACGACGTTTTAGCCGCTTTTGCCCGCGCCGAGGCACCGCCGCTCGAGCCTGGCCCGGAATACAAGGCACCTTCGTTAGCACGAGCGGAGTGGGAGCACATTAACCGAGTGTTGGCCGACTGCGGCGGCAACATCTCCGAGGCCGCGCGTCGCTTGGGCATACACCGGCGCTCGCTTCAGCGAAAGCTGCGCAAGTACCCGCCGCGCCAGTGA
- a CDS encoding cytochrome c: MQRAQRAFEALQNALQSRLLATLGAQGPAAAVAVCKVEAPQIATDLARRHDLELGRTSHRLRNPANAPRPWVVPYLARAAGRQASEVQPVVVDLGDRVGVLKPIATGGPCLLCHGDPEGFAPELKTRLAELYPNDRATGFREGEFRGFFWAEVKKSGRVP; the protein is encoded by the coding sequence GTGCAACGCGCGCAACGGGCGTTCGAAGCATTACAAAATGCATTGCAAAGTCGGTTGCTGGCTACGCTCGGGGCGCAGGGGCCGGCAGCGGCTGTGGCTGTCTGCAAAGTGGAAGCGCCGCAAATTGCTACGGATCTGGCCCGCCGACACGACCTCGAACTCGGCAGAACCAGTCACCGCCTACGTAACCCCGCCAATGCGCCTCGACCCTGGGTTGTGCCATATTTGGCGCGCGCAGCCGGTCGCCAGGCATCGGAAGTGCAACCAGTTGTCGTCGATCTGGGCGACCGAGTCGGCGTTTTGAAGCCGATTGCCACCGGGGGGCCGTGCTTACTTTGTCATGGCGATCCCGAGGGATTTGCTCCGGAGCTCAAGACGAGGCTAGCGGAGCTTTACCCAAACGACCGCGCCACAGGATTTCGTGAGGGTGAGTTCCGTGGATTTTTTTGGGCTGAAGTGAAGAAGAGCGGTCGTGTACCCTGA